One part of the Streptomyces nigra genome encodes these proteins:
- a CDS encoding PspC domain-containing protein encodes MTDHQHAADSGPEPDAVPSAGAASGRPSAGAAGEEPRARTGTREAEGETADADAVSGPPHRFRRDRPHKMLAGVCAGLGRQCDMDPVIFRITLAVLSATGGIGLIFYGFAWLLVPYEDDDENEVRKLLTGRVDGHALTAVLFALVGCGVFLTMLKNGGVLTFAVVLSFLLAGAGYWSRHRGAPDPDPLAAQAVADAPPEAQAPPVPAAYPSWWRDPIVKDGTHEGGTGYLWGPHDAHDRDIAAAVAIGRGTWRSRAEIRARPPAPPRPRGPRRIGGWVFLLALPAGAAGTAGTWHDQPLGTSLQTGLACALLIFGLGIALSAFIGRTGAGTVFLAVVTAGLLAASAALPKDVGTRWVETTWSPATAAEVRPAYDLGTGVGTLDLTGVPFESDQPVTTRADVGVGRLKVLVPKGVTVELSVDVGVGDIQLPGDDRQDVDVAPGKHKELTLKPPKGTKSVGTLDLDLDVGIGQAEVRRAAS; translated from the coding sequence ATGACAGATCACCAGCACGCCGCGGACTCCGGGCCCGAGCCGGACGCCGTGCCCTCCGCGGGCGCCGCGTCGGGCCGGCCGTCCGCGGGCGCCGCGGGTGAGGAACCGCGCGCACGCACGGGCACCCGGGAAGCGGAGGGCGAGACGGCGGACGCGGACGCGGTGTCGGGTCCGCCGCACCGGTTCCGGCGGGACCGGCCGCACAAGATGCTGGCCGGCGTGTGCGCGGGTCTGGGCCGGCAGTGCGACATGGACCCGGTGATCTTCCGGATCACCCTCGCCGTGCTCTCCGCGACCGGCGGCATCGGCCTGATCTTCTACGGTTTCGCCTGGCTCCTCGTCCCGTACGAGGACGACGACGAGAACGAGGTGCGCAAGCTGCTCACCGGCCGGGTGGACGGGCACGCGCTGACGGCCGTGCTGTTCGCGCTGGTGGGCTGCGGCGTCTTCCTGACGATGCTGAAGAACGGCGGTGTGCTGACCTTCGCCGTCGTCCTCTCCTTCCTCCTGGCGGGCGCCGGATACTGGTCGCGGCACCGCGGCGCCCCCGACCCGGACCCGCTCGCCGCGCAGGCGGTGGCCGACGCGCCACCGGAGGCGCAGGCGCCGCCGGTCCCGGCCGCCTACCCGTCCTGGTGGCGGGATCCCATCGTCAAGGACGGGACACATGAGGGCGGCACCGGCTATCTGTGGGGCCCCCATGACGCCCACGACCGGGACATAGCGGCGGCGGTCGCGATCGGCCGCGGCACCTGGCGCAGCCGGGCGGAGATACGAGCGCGGCCTCCGGCCCCGCCCCGGCCGCGCGGTCCCCGCCGGATCGGCGGCTGGGTGTTCCTGCTGGCCCTGCCGGCGGGGGCCGCGGGGACGGCCGGCACCTGGCACGACCAGCCGCTCGGCACCAGCCTCCAGACGGGTCTGGCCTGTGCCCTGCTCATATTCGGCCTGGGGATCGCGCTCAGCGCGTTCATAGGCCGCACGGGCGCGGGCACCGTCTTCCTCGCGGTGGTCACGGCCGGCCTGCTGGCGGCGTCGGCCGCTCTGCCGAAGGACGTCGGCACCCGGTGGGTCGAGACGACCTGGAGCCCGGCGACGGCGGCGGAGGTACGGCCCGCCTACGACCTCGGCACCGGGGTCGGCACCCTCGATCTGACCGGGGTGCCGTTCGAGTCGGACCAGCCGGTCACGACCCGCGCGGATGTGGGCGTCGGCCGGCTGAAGGTGCTCGTCCCCAAGGGCGTCACGGTGGAGCTGAGCGTGGACGTCGGCGTGGGCGACATCCAGTTGCCGGGCGACGACCGCCAGGACGTCGACGTCGCCCCGGGCAAGCACAAGGAGCTGACCCTGAAGCCGCCGAAGGGCACCAAGAGCGTGGGCACACTGGACCTCGACCTGGATGTCGGCATCGGACAGGCGGAGGTGCGCCGTGCTGCGTCATGA
- a CDS encoding ATP-binding protein, which produces MPRWAARVNIDGMPEAAAAPLAEPRPPRKLYRSSDGRWLGGVARGLAGHLGLPVIWVRLVFVGLFMADGLGALLYAAFWFFVPLGVGGVGAQRPSPFTTETAADGRRRLVARKPDKGQIVALLLMVVVAMVFVGSVDVGNGAKAYLLPAVLVGAGVALVWRQADNARRARWMEVGRRRRTLTLLRAAAGVVLVTAGVSGIFVLQGSAAHLGSILQAALAVLVGITLLAGPYLVRMTQDLSEERLMRIRAQERAEVAAHVHDSVLHTLTLIQRNAENASEVRRLARAQERDLRTWLYKPEGTGKDEEDEPANLADAVRRNAAEVEDKHGVPIEVVVVGDCPLDERIAAQMQAAREAMVNAAKYGGEGGAVQVYAEVEGRTVFVSVRDRGPGFDLDAIPADRMGVRESIIGRMERNGGTARLRAVPDGGTEVELEMERAEKTS; this is translated from the coding sequence ATGCCCCGATGGGCCGCCCGTGTGAACATCGATGGCATGCCGGAAGCCGCAGCAGCGCCACTCGCCGAACCGCGGCCGCCGCGCAAGCTCTACCGCAGCAGTGACGGACGCTGGCTCGGGGGCGTGGCGCGGGGGCTCGCCGGGCACCTCGGCCTGCCCGTCATCTGGGTGCGGCTCGTCTTCGTCGGACTGTTCATGGCGGACGGCCTCGGCGCCCTGCTGTACGCCGCGTTCTGGTTCTTCGTACCGCTCGGCGTCGGCGGGGTCGGCGCCCAGCGGCCGTCCCCCTTCACCACCGAGACCGCGGCCGACGGCCGCCGCAGACTCGTCGCCCGCAAGCCGGACAAGGGCCAGATCGTCGCGCTGCTCCTCATGGTCGTCGTGGCCATGGTCTTCGTCGGCAGCGTCGACGTCGGCAACGGCGCCAAGGCGTACCTCCTGCCCGCCGTACTCGTCGGCGCCGGTGTCGCCCTGGTCTGGCGCCAGGCGGACAACGCCCGCAGGGCCCGCTGGATGGAGGTCGGCCGGCGCCGGCGCACCCTGACCCTGCTGCGCGCCGCAGCCGGCGTCGTCCTCGTCACGGCCGGCGTCTCCGGCATCTTCGTGCTCCAGGGCTCCGCCGCCCACCTCGGCTCGATCCTCCAAGCCGCCCTCGCGGTCCTCGTCGGGATAACGCTCCTCGCGGGCCCCTATCTCGTGCGGATGACCCAGGACCTCTCCGAGGAGCGGCTCATGCGCATCCGCGCACAGGAGCGCGCCGAGGTCGCCGCCCACGTCCACGACTCGGTGCTGCACACGCTCACCCTGATCCAGCGCAACGCGGAGAACGCGAGCGAGGTCCGCCGCCTCGCCCGCGCCCAGGAACGCGACCTGCGCACCTGGCTCTACAAGCCGGAGGGCACCGGCAAGGACGAGGAGGACGAACCGGCCAACCTCGCCGACGCCGTCCGGCGCAACGCGGCGGAGGTCGAGGACAAGCACGGCGTCCCCATCGAGGTCGTGGTCGTCGGCGACTGCCCCCTCGACGAGCGGATCGCCGCACAGATGCAGGCCGCGCGCGAGGCGATGGTGAACGCCGCCAAGTACGGTGGCGAGGGCGGCGCCGTGCAGGTCTACGCGGAGGTGGAGGGGAGGACCGTCTTCGTCTCCGTCCGGGACCGCGGTCCCGGCTTCGACCTGGACGCGATACCCGCCGACCGCATGGGCGTCAGAGAATCGATCATCGGCCGCATGGAGCGCAACGGCGGCACGGCCCGGCTGCGGGCGGTGCCCGACGGCGGCACGGAGGTCGAGCTGGAGATGGAGAGGGCGGAGAAGACGTCATGA